A single region of the Neotabrizicola shimadae genome encodes:
- a CDS encoding manganese-dependent inorganic pyrophosphatase, with product MIKVFGHKSPDTDSTGSPIIWAWYLTEVKGTPAKPVLLGEPNTEAAFVLKHWGLDKPEIISDVAADDTCVIVDTNNPAELPPSINDAKVVGIIDHHMLVGGIKTKTPIDITIRPLACTATILHDLMGADLAKAPKAIKGAMLSCILSDTLEFRSPTTTPHDKAVAEKLAADLSISIPEFAARLFEAKSDVSAFSDAALLRMDSKEYNVDGTELRVSVLETTAPKVLLDRKASLMASMPAVAKEDGADQVLLFVIDILKEEATLLVPNDLVKKIAEASFGCTVKGDTVVLPGIMSRKKQIIPALKV from the coding sequence ATGATCAAGGTCTTCGGCCACAAATCCCCCGACACCGATTCCACCGGCTCGCCCATCATCTGGGCCTGGTACCTGACCGAGGTGAAGGGCACCCCCGCCAAGCCCGTGCTCCTCGGCGAACCCAACACCGAGGCCGCCTTCGTCCTCAAGCACTGGGGTCTGGACAAGCCCGAGATCATCTCGGACGTCGCGGCCGACGACACCTGCGTGATCGTGGACACCAACAACCCCGCCGAACTGCCGCCCTCGATCAACGACGCCAAGGTCGTCGGCATCATCGACCACCACATGCTGGTCGGCGGCATCAAGACCAAGACCCCCATCGACATCACCATCCGCCCGCTGGCCTGCACCGCCACCATCCTTCACGACCTGATGGGCGCCGATCTGGCGAAGGCCCCGAAGGCCATCAAGGGCGCGATGCTCTCCTGCATCCTCTCCGACACGCTGGAGTTCCGCTCGCCCACCACCACGCCGCATGACAAGGCCGTGGCCGAGAAACTGGCCGCCGACCTGAGCATCTCCATCCCGGAATTCGCGGCCAGGCTGTTCGAGGCCAAGTCCGACGTCTCCGCCTTCTCCGACGCCGCCCTGCTGCGGATGGACTCGAAGGAGTACAACGTCGACGGCACCGAGCTGCGCGTCTCGGTGCTCGAGACCACGGCGCCCAAGGTCCTTCTGGACCGCAAGGCCAGCCTGATGGCCTCGATGCCCGCCGTCGCCAAGGAAGACGGCGCCGATCAGGTCCTCCTGTTCGTCATCGACATCCTGAAGGAAGAGGCGACCCTCCTCGTCCCGAACGACCTGGTGAAGAAGATCGCCGAAGCCTCCTTCGGCTGCACCGTCAAGGGCGACACCGTGGTCCTGCCGGGCATCATGTCCCGCAAGAAGCAGATCATCCCGGCGCTGAAGGTCTGA
- a CDS encoding DMT family transporter — protein sequence MPAFRPDRRLGFLIVTASTLAWSTAGLFIRFIDLDTASVLVWRGVFATLGLLAVLLATQGLAGFKGFARLGRTGWLYTFISTAGMFLYIGALTNTSIAHVSVIYAAVPFLAAGLGWLMLGERPPASALLACAAALAGAVIMVGFGHDGTLLGDLMALGMTIGMAFLIVIGRRSPDIPTLPAGALSGVIAAVVALPFATTLHPTGEQIMLLAAFGLVNSAIGFSLFLIGSRHLPPVETALLGALEAPVAPLWVWLVFNETPAPATLIGGTVVMAAVIAHILAENRRPAPT from the coding sequence ATGCCCGCCTTCCGTCCCGACCGCCGCCTCGGCTTCCTCATCGTGACGGCCTCGACCCTGGCATGGAGCACGGCCGGCCTCTTCATCCGCTTCATCGACCTCGATACCGCCAGCGTGCTCGTCTGGCGCGGGGTCTTTGCCACTTTGGGGCTGCTGGCGGTGCTTCTGGCCACGCAGGGGCTGGCGGGCTTCAAGGGCTTTGCGCGCCTCGGACGCACCGGCTGGCTCTACACCTTCATCTCCACGGCAGGGATGTTCCTCTACATCGGGGCGCTGACCAACACCTCGATTGCCCATGTCTCGGTGATCTATGCCGCCGTGCCCTTTCTCGCCGCCGGTCTCGGCTGGCTGATGCTGGGCGAACGACCACCAGCTTCCGCCCTTCTGGCCTGCGCCGCCGCGCTGGCGGGGGCCGTGATCATGGTGGGCTTCGGCCATGACGGCACGCTTCTGGGCGACCTGATGGCGCTCGGCATGACCATCGGCATGGCCTTTCTCATCGTCATCGGCCGCCGCTCGCCAGACATCCCCACCCTGCCCGCCGGGGCGCTTTCCGGCGTGATTGCGGCAGTGGTCGCCCTGCCTTTCGCAACGACCCTGCACCCGACCGGCGAACAGATCATGCTTCTGGCGGCCTTCGGGCTCGTGAACTCGGCCATCGGCTTCAGCCTGTTCCTGATCGGCTCGCGCCACCTGCCGCCGGTGGAAACCGCGCTTCTGGGTGCGCTCGAGGCGCCGGTGGCCCCGCTCTGGGTCTGGCTCGTGTTCAACGAAACCCCGGCTCCGGCGACGCTGATCGGCGGAACCGTGGTCATGGCCGCAGTGATCGCCCATATCCTTGCGGAAAACCGGCGCCCCGCGCCGACATGA
- a CDS encoding HNH endonuclease — protein sequence MKNCIKTPIPEIYEAAEQLSAAVDAHLVGDTGLAREQFRRADSRIVWEWTNPAWSRPDKNVLVPKPLGDSRTVPKAERVPDRSIAPHVRKAVLRRDGHRCRYCGIPVVDAAIRKIAHRHYPEVVPWNPRDNAAEHAGFQCLWLQYDHVVPHSHGGRSTADNVVICCALCNFGKDRFTLRQLGLADPRDRAPVRTDWDGLERLREAMSVRVAAQSPPGTPGRDSGSPGTPDGGALVSRFLPGAWTSAGYLFTPPVQGKERWFRLDQSISVEPVERAGVKGYRLRCDPAILRRRGIEPGLLDEA from the coding sequence ATGAAGAACTGCATCAAGACACCGATTCCGGAAATCTACGAAGCCGCCGAACAACTTTCGGCGGCGGTAGACGCGCATCTGGTCGGCGATACGGGCTTGGCGAGGGAGCAGTTCCGTCGCGCTGACTCGCGGATTGTCTGGGAATGGACCAATCCGGCGTGGTCGCGCCCCGACAAGAATGTTCTGGTGCCCAAGCCACTTGGAGACAGCCGGACTGTTCCGAAGGCCGAGCGAGTTCCTGACCGAAGCATAGCGCCCCATGTAAGGAAGGCCGTTCTTCGGCGGGACGGACATCGTTGCCGATACTGCGGGATCCCGGTTGTCGATGCGGCGATCCGCAAGATTGCCCACAGACATTACCCGGAGGTCGTACCGTGGAATCCGCGCGACAACGCGGCTGAACATGCGGGATTCCAATGCCTATGGCTGCAGTACGATCATGTCGTGCCGCACAGCCACGGCGGCCGTTCGACGGCGGACAATGTTGTCATCTGCTGCGCGCTTTGCAACTTTGGCAAGGATCGCTTTACCCTTCGCCAACTTGGTCTCGCTGACCCGCGCGACCGCGCCCCGGTGCGGACAGATTGGGACGGCTTGGAACGCTTGAGGGAAGCAATGTCTGTGCGTGTCGCGGCGCAGTCGCCGCCGGGGACTCCTGGGCGTGACAGCGGGTCGCCAGGAACTCCTGACGGGGGTGCGCTGGTGTCGCGCTTCCTGCCTGGAGCATGGACCAGCGCAGGATACCTCTTCACCCCGCCTGTGCAGGGCAAGGAGCGATGGTTCCGACTGGACCAGAGCATCAGTGTTGAGCCCGTCGAGCGGGCTGGAGTGAAAGGCTATCGCCTGCGATGCGATCCGGCGATCTTGCGGCGACGGGGCATCGAGCCGGGCTTGCTGGACGAAGCGTGA
- a CDS encoding Rrf2 family transcriptional regulator: MNHDSRLSSVLHALLHMAEREGPMTSEELGKCLGTHPVVVRRTMGLLREAGLVASDRGKAGGWRIVADLDRVTLRQLHEALGEPALFAVGNRNMAPQCLVEQAVNAALDGAFAEAEALLLERFGRVTLAMLAEDFARRHAARRQDKG; the protein is encoded by the coding sequence ATGAACCACGACAGCCGCCTTTCCTCGGTCCTGCACGCGCTCTTGCACATGGCGGAGCGGGAGGGGCCGATGACCTCGGAAGAGTTGGGCAAGTGCCTAGGCACGCATCCGGTTGTGGTGCGGCGCACGATGGGGTTGTTGCGGGAGGCGGGGCTTGTCGCCTCGGACCGGGGCAAGGCGGGGGGCTGGCGCATCGTGGCGGATCTGGACCGCGTGACGCTGCGCCAGTTGCACGAGGCCCTGGGCGAGCCGGCGCTGTTTGCCGTGGGAAACCGGAACATGGCGCCGCAATGCCTGGTGGAGCAGGCGGTGAACGCGGCCCTGGACGGGGCCTTTGCCGAGGCGGAGGCGCTTCTGCTGGAGCGGTTTGGCCGGGTGACGCTGGCGATGCTGGCCGAGGATTTTGCGCGGCGTCACGCCGCGCGTCGGCAGGACAAGGGATAG
- a CDS encoding NAD(P)/FAD-dependent oxidoreductase, giving the protein MQDVIVVGGSYAGMAAALQLLRARRLVTIVDEGLRRNRFASHSHGFLGQDGVDPAAIAAQARAQLAAYPTLTWVEGRAVAAGGRKDAFRVDLDGGAVLEGRRILLATGVADELPAVPGLAERWGKSVFHCPYCHGYELDRGRIGVIATGPMSVHQAQLLPEWGEVTFLLNGAAEPDEAARADLGSRGVAVEPVPVARIEGRAEVVLADGRRLEFAGLFTAARCVPASPLAEAMGCALRETPMGVQVATADTKETSLAGVFACGDVARVPHSVSLAVGDGAWAGAQLHRSLVWP; this is encoded by the coding sequence ATGCAGGATGTGATCGTGGTGGGCGGCAGCTATGCCGGGATGGCGGCTGCGCTGCAATTGCTGCGGGCGCGGCGGTTGGTGACCATCGTGGACGAGGGGCTGCGGCGGAATCGCTTTGCCAGCCATTCGCACGGCTTCCTGGGACAGGATGGCGTGGACCCGGCGGCGATTGCCGCGCAGGCGCGGGCGCAACTGGCGGCCTATCCGACGCTGACCTGGGTGGAGGGGCGCGCCGTGGCGGCCGGGGGGCGGAAGGACGCCTTCCGCGTGGACCTGGACGGCGGCGCGGTGCTGGAGGGGCGGCGGATCCTGCTGGCGACGGGCGTTGCGGATGAGTTGCCCGCAGTGCCGGGGCTGGCGGAGCGGTGGGGGAAATCGGTGTTCCATTGCCCCTATTGCCACGGCTACGAACTGGACCGGGGTCGGATCGGCGTGATCGCCACTGGGCCGATGTCGGTGCACCAGGCGCAGCTTCTTCCAGAGTGGGGCGAGGTGACGTTTCTATTGAACGGGGCGGCGGAGCCGGACGAGGCCGCGCGGGCGGATCTTGGCTCGCGCGGGGTGGCGGTGGAGCCGGTGCCGGTGGCGCGGATCGAGGGCCGGGCCGAGGTGGTGCTGGCCGACGGGCGGCGGCTGGAGTTCGCGGGGCTGTTCACCGCGGCGCGCTGCGTGCCGGCGAGCCCATTGGCGGAAGCGATGGGTTGTGCGCTGAGGGAGACGCCGATGGGGGTCCAGGTGGCGACGGCCGACACGAAGGAGACGAGCCTGGCCGGGGTCTTTGCCTGCGGCGACGTCGCGCGTGTGCCGCATTCGGTGTCTTTGGCGGTGGGCGACGGGGCCTGGGCCGGGGCGCAGTTGCACCGGTCTTTGGTGTGGCCCTGA
- a CDS encoding TraB/GumN family protein, with the protein MASAASGATFAKTRGSPTLPRRLIAAALALLALPAAAQAACTGTDLIAALPAETRAELTARAESVPFARGNFWQASRGDQTVTLVGTFHLDDPRHAETMAWLDPLIAGASTVLVEAGAQEEAALKARLAKEPDLLLQDGPTLPERLPPEDWARLSEALTERGVPAFMGARMKPWYLSAILAVPPCMMPMDQGMNGLDARVIEAAGDHGVPVRALEPYDTILGLFDSFTPEEEVALLHAAIAVESDAGDEAITTAAAYFRGDSQLLWEFSRHTALTTPGVDPTAAATALDETQKTLIDARNQAWIPVIEQAAAQGPVVAAFGALHLPGSEGVLNLLQRNGWTVTALAP; encoded by the coding sequence TTGGCCTCGGCCGCCAGCGGTGCCACCTTCGCCAAAACCAGAGGGAGTCCCACCCTGCCCCGCCGCCTCATCGCCGCCGCCCTCGCGCTCCTCGCCCTGCCTGCCGCGGCCCAGGCCGCCTGCACGGGCACCGATCTCATCGCCGCCCTTCCGGCCGAAACCCGCGCCGAGCTGACCGCGCGGGCCGAATCCGTGCCCTTTGCCCGCGGCAACTTCTGGCAGGCCAGCCGCGGCGACCAGACCGTCACCCTCGTCGGCACCTTCCACCTCGACGACCCCCGCCACGCCGAAACCATGGCCTGGCTCGACCCGCTGATCGCCGGAGCCTCCACCGTCCTGGTCGAAGCCGGCGCGCAAGAGGAAGCCGCGCTGAAGGCACGCCTCGCCAAGGAACCCGACCTCCTGCTGCAGGACGGCCCCACCCTGCCCGAACGCCTGCCGCCCGAAGACTGGGCCCGCCTGTCCGAGGCGCTGACCGAACGGGGCGTCCCCGCCTTCATGGGTGCGCGGATGAAGCCCTGGTATCTCTCCGCCATCCTCGCCGTGCCCCCCTGCATGATGCCCATGGACCAGGGCATGAACGGCCTCGACGCCCGCGTCATCGAAGCCGCCGGGGACCACGGCGTCCCGGTCCGGGCGCTGGAGCCCTATGACACCATCCTGGGCCTCTTCGACAGCTTCACCCCGGAAGAGGAAGTCGCCCTCCTCCATGCCGCCATCGCGGTCGAAAGCGACGCGGGCGACGAGGCCATCACCACGGCTGCGGCCTATTTCCGTGGCGACAGCCAGCTTCTGTGGGAGTTTTCCCGCCACACCGCGCTCACCACGCCGGGCGTGGACCCGACCGCCGCCGCGACCGCGCTGGACGAAACCCAGAAGACCCTGATCGACGCCCGCAACCAGGCCTGGATCCCGGTGATCGAGCAGGCCGCCGCCCAGGGCCCGGTCGTCGCCGCCTTCGGCGCGCTGCACCTGCCGGGGTCCGAAGGCGTGCTGAACCTGCTTCAGCGCAACGGCTGGACTGTCACTGCCCTCGCCCCCTGA
- the groES gene encoding co-chaperone GroES, with protein MAFKPLHDRVLVRRVQSEEKTKGGLIIPDTAKEKPAEGEIVAVGEGARKDSGELIAPSVKAGDRILFGKWSGTEVTLNGEDLLIMKESDILGIIA; from the coding sequence ATGGCTTTCAAACCGCTGCATGACCGTGTGCTGGTCCGCCGCGTCCAGTCCGAGGAAAAGACCAAGGGTGGTCTGATCATCCCCGACACCGCGAAGGAAAAGCCCGCCGAGGGTGAGATCGTCGCCGTGGGCGAAGGCGCCCGCAAGGATTCGGGCGAGCTGATCGCCCCGTCGGTGAAGGCGGGCGACCGCATCCTGTTCGGCAAGTGGTCGGGCACCGAGGTCACGCTGAACGGCGAAGACCTGCTGATCATGAAGGAAAGCGACATCCTCGGCATCATCGCCTGA
- the groL gene encoding chaperonin GroEL (60 kDa chaperone family; promotes refolding of misfolded polypeptides especially under stressful conditions; forms two stacked rings of heptamers to form a barrel-shaped 14mer; ends can be capped by GroES; misfolded proteins enter the barrel where they are refolded when GroES binds) — MAAKDVRFDTDARDRMLRGVNVLADAVKVTLGPKGRNVVIEKSFGAPRITKDGVTVAKEIELSDKFENMGAQMVKEVASRTNDEAGDGTTTATVLAQAIIKEGLKAVAAGMNPMDLKRGIDLATAKVVAQIKAAARPVKDSDEVAQVGTISANGEAQIGRFIADAMQKVGNEGVITVEENKGMETEVEVVEGMQFDRGYLSPYFVTNADKMIADLEDAMILIHEKKLSSLQPMVPLLESVIQSQRPLLIIAEDVEGEALATLVVNKLRGGLKIAAVKAPGFGDRRKAMLQDIAILTGGQVISDDLGMKLENVTIDMLGRAKKISINKDNTTIVDGAGDKAEIEARVSQIRTQVEETTSDYDREKLQERVAKLAGGVAVIRVGGMTEVEVKERKDRVDDALNATRAAVQEGIVVGGGVALIQAAKTLDGLKGANSDQDAGIAIVRRALEAPLRQIATNAGVDGAVVAGKIRESNDAAFGFNAQTEEYGDMFAFGVIDPAKVTRTALEDAASVASLLITTEAMIADKPADKAAPAMPGGGGMGGMDF, encoded by the coding sequence ATGGCTGCAAAAGACGTCCGTTTTGACACCGATGCCCGCGACCGCATGCTGCGCGGCGTGAACGTCCTCGCCGATGCCGTGAAGGTGACGCTGGGTCCGAAGGGCCGCAACGTCGTGATCGAGAAGTCCTTCGGTGCTCCGCGCATCACGAAGGACGGCGTGACCGTCGCCAAGGAAATCGAACTGTCCGACAAGTTCGAGAACATGGGCGCGCAGATGGTGAAGGAAGTCGCTTCCCGCACCAACGACGAGGCCGGCGACGGTACCACCACCGCGACCGTGCTGGCCCAGGCCATCATCAAGGAAGGCCTGAAGGCGGTTGCCGCCGGCATGAACCCGATGGACCTGAAGCGCGGCATCGACTTGGCCACCGCCAAGGTCGTGGCGCAGATCAAGGCGGCCGCGCGTCCCGTGAAGGACAGCGACGAAGTCGCCCAGGTCGGCACCATCTCGGCCAACGGCGAAGCCCAGATCGGCCGCTTCATCGCTGACGCGATGCAGAAGGTCGGCAACGAGGGTGTCATCACCGTCGAAGAAAACAAGGGCATGGAGACGGAAGTCGAAGTCGTCGAAGGCATGCAGTTCGACCGCGGCTACCTGTCGCCCTATTTCGTGACCAACGCCGACAAGATGATCGCCGACCTCGAGGACGCGATGATCCTGATCCACGAGAAGAAGCTGTCCTCGCTGCAGCCGATGGTTCCGCTGCTGGAATCGGTGATCCAGTCGCAGCGCCCGCTGCTGATCATCGCGGAAGACGTGGAAGGCGAAGCCCTGGCGACGCTGGTGGTCAACAAGCTGCGCGGCGGCCTTAAGATCGCTGCCGTCAAGGCGCCGGGCTTCGGCGACCGTCGCAAGGCCATGCTGCAGGACATCGCGATCCTGACCGGCGGCCAGGTGATCTCGGACGACCTGGGCATGAAGCTTGAGAATGTCACCATCGACATGTTGGGCCGTGCCAAGAAGATCTCGATCAACAAGGACAACACCACCATCGTCGACGGTGCTGGTGACAAGGCCGAGATCGAGGCCCGCGTCTCGCAGATCCGCACCCAGGTCGAGGAAACCACCTCGGACTACGACCGCGAGAAGCTGCAGGAGCGTGTTGCCAAGCTGGCGGGCGGCGTGGCCGTCATCCGCGTCGGCGGCATGACCGAAGTGGAAGTGAAGGAGCGCAAGGACCGCGTCGATGACGCCCTGAACGCGACCCGTGCGGCCGTGCAGGAAGGCATCGTCGTCGGTGGCGGCGTGGCCCTGATCCAGGCGGCCAAGACGCTGGACGGCCTGAAGGGCGCCAACAGCGACCAGGACGCGGGCATCGCCATCGTCCGCCGCGCGCTGGAAGCGCCGCTGCGTCAGATCGCGACCAACGCCGGCGTCGACGGCGCCGTGGTGGCTGGCAAGATCCGCGAGTCGAACGATGCGGCCTTCGGCTTCAACGCCCAGACCGAAGAGTATGGCGACATGTTCGCCTTCGGCGTGATCGACCCGGCCAAGGTGACCCGCACCGCGCTGGAAGATGCGGCTTCGGTCGCTTCGCTGCTGATCACGACCGAGGCGATGATCGCCGACAAGCCGGCCGACAAGGCTGCTCCGGCGATGCCGGGCGGCGGCGGCATGGGCGGCATGGACTTCTGA
- a CDS encoding glycosyltransferase, protein MRDGSSLLIFAPVQLYRDDDGRLMLENQACNGLRLWAENFEHVTAVMPLVEGPVPPAWVPLEAVGPGLSRIRIETVPVAWRLRPFLKALPSVRRMFRARIAEADYCGFSLGGLVGDWGAVGCYEAHAMGRPFFVWTDRVESQVERGTARTAPRLRRRLKARLTWRAMAALERWAIRRADLGLFHGRETYEAYAPYSRDPQLVHDIHIRKQDRIRPEALAAKVAAAGAGPLRIAYVGRADAMKGPMDWVAVLERLAANGVEFRAEWLGDGDEVPAMAARIATAGLGDRVALRGFVADRAAVLEAYRGAQVFLFCHRTPESPRNLIEALVSGTVLVGHDGAFARDLIHLHGGGVLRPMGDVEGLAGVLAELAGDRARLAGLIERAAADGAPFNDEDVFRHRSELIRGHLPRG, encoded by the coding sequence ATGCGCGACGGGTCGAGCCTGCTGATCTTTGCGCCGGTGCAGCTGTACCGGGACGACGATGGCCGGCTGATGCTGGAAAACCAGGCCTGCAACGGGCTGCGGCTATGGGCCGAGAATTTCGAGCATGTGACGGCGGTGATGCCGCTGGTCGAGGGGCCGGTGCCGCCGGCCTGGGTGCCGCTGGAGGCGGTGGGGCCGGGGCTTTCGCGCATCCGCATCGAAACGGTGCCGGTGGCCTGGCGGCTGCGGCCCTTCCTGAAGGCGCTGCCTTCGGTGCGGCGGATGTTCCGGGCGCGGATCGCCGAGGCGGATTACTGCGGGTTTTCCCTGGGCGGGCTGGTGGGCGACTGGGGGGCGGTGGGCTGCTACGAGGCTCATGCGATGGGGCGGCCGTTCTTCGTGTGGACCGACCGGGTGGAAAGCCAGGTGGAGCGGGGCACGGCGCGGACGGCGCCGAGGCTGCGGCGGCGGCTGAAGGCGCGGCTGACCTGGCGGGCGATGGCGGCTCTGGAACGCTGGGCGATCCGGCGCGCGGACCTGGGGCTGTTTCACGGGCGCGAGACCTATGAGGCCTATGCGCCCTACTCGCGCGATCCGCAGCTGGTGCATGACATCCATATCCGCAAGCAGGACCGCATCAGGCCGGAGGCGCTGGCCGCGAAGGTGGCGGCGGCGGGGGCGGGGCCGCTCAGGATCGCCTATGTCGGGCGGGCCGATGCGATGAAGGGGCCCATGGACTGGGTGGCGGTGCTGGAGCGGTTGGCGGCGAATGGCGTGGAGTTCCGGGCGGAATGGCTGGGCGATGGCGATGAGGTGCCGGCGATGGCCGCGCGCATCGCGACGGCGGGTCTGGGTGACAGGGTGGCGCTGCGCGGCTTTGTCGCCGATCGGGCGGCGGTGCTGGAGGCCTATCGCGGGGCGCAGGTCTTCCTGTTCTGCCACCGCACGCCGGAAAGCCCGCGCAACCTGATCGAGGCGCTGGTGTCGGGCACGGTTCTGGTGGGCCATGACGGCGCCTTTGCGCGCGACCTGATCCATCTGCATGGCGGCGGGGTGCTGCGGCCGATGGGCGATGTGGAGGGGCTGGCCGGGGTGCTGGCCGAACTGGCGGGAGACCGGGCGCGGCTGGCCGGGCTGATCGAGCGGGCGGCGGCGGATGGGGCGCCGTTCAACGACGAGGACGTGTTCCGCCACCGCAGCGAGCTGATCCGCGGGCACCTGCCGCGGGGCTAG
- a CDS encoding GNAT family N-acetyltransferase: MIIRPLDPDTERPLVLAFLHEAADYIDIERGTPPDDSMVEEFFTDAPPNSDPAESLRLGLFDGGRLVAIAEMGWNYPEPTDAYLGLMIVSPAARGRGAGQRFLRHLEAQARARGKTALYLAVLDANPRGRAFWEREGFRVTLPNRQVTLGQKTQIAHRLGKAL; this comes from the coding sequence ATGATCATCCGCCCTCTCGACCCCGACACCGAGCGGCCCCTGGTCCTCGCCTTCCTGCACGAGGCCGCCGATTACATCGACATCGAACGCGGCACCCCGCCCGATGACAGCATGGTCGAGGAATTCTTCACCGACGCGCCCCCGAACTCCGACCCGGCGGAGTCCCTCCGCCTCGGCCTCTTCGACGGCGGCCGCCTCGTCGCCATCGCCGAGATGGGCTGGAACTACCCCGAACCGACCGACGCCTATCTTGGCCTGATGATCGTCTCGCCCGCCGCCCGCGGCCGGGGCGCCGGCCAACGCTTCCTGCGCCACCTCGAAGCCCAGGCCCGCGCCCGCGGCAAGACCGCCCTCTACCTCGCCGTGCTGGACGCCAACCCCCGCGGCCGCGCCTTCTGGGAACGCGAGGGCTTCCGCGTCACACTCCCCAACCGCCAGGTCACGCTTGGGCAAAAGACCCAGATCGCGCACCGCTTGGGCAAGGCGCTCTAG
- a CDS encoding GreA/GreB family elongation factor encodes MSRAFVKEGSGELDPLPDLPISPHPNYVTPRGLAALRERLAATQADLARLRARPDRLDKLPEAAAERDIRYLEARLRSAIPIDPAIQPLTSAAFGLRVTVADDQGHETTYEITGEDEADASLGRIAPHSPLARALLGAEPGDTVTVRRPSGPTSLDIVSIARP; translated from the coding sequence ATGAGCCGCGCCTTCGTCAAGGAAGGCTCGGGCGAGCTTGATCCCCTTCCCGACCTGCCGATCTCGCCCCATCCGAACTACGTCACCCCCCGCGGCCTCGCCGCACTGCGCGAAAGGCTGGCCGCCACCCAGGCCGATCTCGCCCGCCTGCGCGCCCGCCCCGACCGGCTGGACAAGCTGCCCGAAGCCGCCGCCGAACGCGACATCCGCTATCTCGAGGCGCGGCTGCGCAGCGCCATCCCCATCGACCCGGCCATCCAACCCCTCACGTCCGCAGCCTTCGGCCTCCGCGTCACCGTGGCCGACGACCAGGGCCATGAGACCACCTACGAGATCACCGGCGAGGACGAGGCCGACGCAAGCCTCGGCCGCATCGCCCCCCACTCCCCCCTCGCCCGCGCGCTCCTGGGCGCCGAGCCCGGCGATACCGTCACCGTCCGCCGCCCCTCCGGCCCGACCAGTCTGGACATCGTCTCGATCGCGCGCCCATGA
- a CDS encoding NUDIX domain-containing protein: protein MKHRTPRLAARALILHQDRLLLVNAYPGGRSDLWAAPGGGVRSGAPLPENLAREVHEETGLAVSVGAPALINEFHDPRTGFHQVEIFFRCTLASASLDPAWKDPEGIVTERRFFTRDDLALGRIRFKPDSLAEAAWGTGLLYDPLEVIVP from the coding sequence ATGAAGCACCGCACGCCAAGACTGGCCGCCCGCGCGCTGATCCTGCACCAGGACCGGCTCCTTCTGGTGAACGCCTACCCCGGCGGCCGCTCCGACCTCTGGGCCGCGCCCGGCGGTGGCGTCCGCTCCGGTGCCCCCCTGCCCGAAAACCTCGCCCGCGAGGTGCACGAGGAAACCGGCCTCGCCGTCAGCGTGGGCGCCCCCGCCTTGATCAACGAATTCCACGATCCCAGGACCGGCTTCCACCAGGTCGAGATCTTCTTCCGCTGCACCCTCGCCTCCGCCAGCCTGGACCCCGCCTGGAAGGACCCCGAAGGCATCGTCACCGAACGCCGCTTCTTCACCCGCGACGATCTCGCCCTCGGCCGCATCCGCTTCAAGCCCGACAGCCTGGCTGAGGCCGCCTGGGGCACGGGCCTCCTCTACGACCCGCTGGAGGTGATCGTCCCATGA